The region gggtgggtatggatggctggagggggggcaggggagagaagagagttgcaggacatggatggaggatagggaagggagagagaagaaatgctttaCATGGATggtgggaagggaagagtgagagatgagatgagggaaaaggaagagaggagaaaaactgcacatggatgaagaaaataggcagaagctggatccacttggcagtcaagtctgcggaggacccagcttttacttacggatgtaggacaaaaaatgaagaagaaaggcggaaagtaaagaaataaatggaagggaagccctggaaacggagttaagggaacagatagagagcagcagaatcagagactgggaccaatatggaaagaaaaacagtcaccggacaacaaagatagaaaaaaatcattttattttcattttagtgtttggaatatgtccaatttgagaatttacatctgctgtcttattttgcactgggtatactggagctgttacagcttacagaaattatttataatggaaaaaatcacgttattttgttCTATACTAgtaaaatattttcaattatgtctgtttacatgcgccatagctggtataaggggtgtggcaaatgtgggtgtggctatcataggggtggagtcatatgtggtgaccctgcccataatgagtaccggcacctttttttctacaaaataaGCACTGGGTgcaccacagtctgctttccaaggtggtgatatgtttaggtctgatttcacttggtatgttctggtggttagaaaacccttgatccagttaagtatatttccagcaatcccgaagtagtctaagagttttagtagtatattgtggttgaccatgtcgaattggaggaggagtatgcttttacctgtggctatttcttgcttgaatttggccaggagagtgactagcacagtttcggtactatggaagGGGCGgaatcccgattgtgattcatgtagtattgagaacttgaccATGTAGTCAGtgatctgtttggtcaccatgctgtCCATCAGCTTGACTGCTAGAGAAATAGATGcaattgggcggtagttggtaagttcggttattttttatttttggtgtcttttgggttggggtgagtaggatgttaccatgttcctctgggaaaagaccttgttggagcaggtagtttaggtgggatgtgaggtctgttaagaAGCGGTCCGGGGCAGATTTTAGTAGGTatctggggcaggtgtccagtttgcagtgggtgctggagaaccttttgatcgcctgggtgacttTCGATGGTGAGGAGTGTGAAGTTTGACCAAATTCGGTCGGCTGGGTGTTCTTCAGGGTTTGGATCCAAGCTATTAATGAAGTTATCGGTATCAGTATTGACCTGGGGTAGcgttttgcgtaggtttataattttttcattgaagtagttagCGAGTTTGTCTGCGGAGGGGATGTCTATATTGGTAGCAGTGACCGCTGTGGTATCTAGTagcttgttcacaagttggtaaagtttcttcgtgtctttgaagtctggccctattttagttttatagtatgtccttttgatttgtcttattgcgtatttatattttctttgtgtctgtttctatgcattgagtgtgtgttcgtcttttaatTTTCTTCAAACTCGTTGtgagtttagactgggcaggctggttttgttgtgggggttgcagtaggctgtttactatactgaacagctgcttggttgaattggcagcctgtgcaatgcattgagagaaatactgtttttttggttgctgttacgGCTTGGCGGtcctttgccatgtgcttcctgcagtttagcctgtcttcatccaggtgagatttgcgccatctcctttccagttttcgtccttcacatttaaggatccgaagttctggagaaaacaaaaacatagtagcatagtagatgacggcggataaagacctgcacggtccatccagtctacccaacaaggtaaacAATATAATGAAACTATGACTGACGGTGTCTTGTCTGTTGTTCTAGGCCTTGTTCAAGGATgtcgctgcttatttcttggaagtggactggAACTTTCTgagagaatggcagaaggagctgtacaagaaggtcatcaaggaggttcatgacatcctcatctcACAAGGTAGTTATGTCTTTTTTTATCATCTACCACACAGGCACATTAATGGAATGGGTGCTGTTATTttatcagagctggaaaaatccCAGGTCCCAGGTCCCTTGGGCACCTGAAATTGAGACCTGGCTTCTGTTGCAAAAGATAAAATGTTTACTTTAAACTGGAGGCTTCATACAAGACCAGCTgcagtctgtctcccttttctgtaCAACAAAATTTTGACCTTTTTTCCTGAGAACTACAATTTCTGTGTAAGAATATAAATCAGgacggaggaagtgacgtcaccgtccGAAATGGCTGCCTAGCTCCGGAGCTCCGTCTACAACTTCTGTGTAAGAATATAAACCAGGTTTCAGTGGGCGTAAATCCTTACACCCAAAATTGGTCGCAGATCCCGGCGCAAAACACTATTCTATCAACAGCGCCTAACTCTGagaactgtttatagaatagcgtttagctcCAATTTTTATCAGCATCATTTTTTTGGCTCAATATACAGAACTTAGTCctgtatgtacacacacacactttcatgcACTGCTTGTTCACAACAGGAAGCAGATGGAACCTCCCCAGGgcttatacatttttatttaaatgctATTTTCCTGCTTACTTACAGGTTATTCAgttgttaatcctgatgtcattttCAAGATTAAGAACAAAGACGAGAATTATTTCCCTCAACATTTTGagtgggaggaaaaagaaaacccagatgATCTCATTaagagtaagtaaatgttttgggtTTGAAGGGCTCTGAATTTTCAGATCAAAGTCTCCAGGCGTTTAGAGATTTAAGGTCCATTTCCTTATTTAGTATTATTGTATCTTTGATGACTCCTTCTAATGTATTTTCTCTTAACAGACCTTCCAGTTGTAACGTCTGTGATCTCACTCggtgttaaacaagaggaagatctccccttgATGGATCCTCCTAAATCAGAGATGTCTGAACAGACTTACCCTCCTGtaacaagtaagtataaaattcctcctgcacatcttaaTAAAATCAGCCGGGATTATTTAGGAATTCAGAGCTGGTAAGGATAAGAAGCCATAATCCTCTCTGCAAAGCAGATACTGCCGGGGTGTGTAATTGAGCAGCATTGctattactactagtactactacgtatcatttctgtagggttactagacgtacacagcactgtacacttcaacttgaagagacagtccctgctcatcagagcttacagtctattcaagacagaccaaTTAGGGATTAGGGAGTTAACATTGTCGAAAGGGTGAATTGTAGAACAGAAGAGAAtggagtcgcaccatggagcgatacaaaggcattataacgtcctcatttttgttttccattcctttcctaacattctatttgctttcttagctgccacagaacaatgagcagagggtttcaacatatcatcaacaacgactccgagatccctttcttggtcggtgactcctaacatggaaccttgcattacgtagctataatccacaataggacacttcctcctatcccatgactctccattttcctctggagtctttcatgaggtactttgtcaaacgccttttgaaaatccagatacacaatatcaactggctcgcctttatccacatgtttgttcaccccttcaaagaaatgtaatagattggtgaggcaagattttccttcactaaatccatgttggctttgtcttattaatccatgcttttgaatgtgctctgtaattttgtcctttataatagtctctaccattttcctggCACCGAACCTTAAGctgtcctctggaaccttttttaaatattggcgttacatgggctaccctccaatcttctggtaccacactcaattttaaagataaattccatatcatcaagctgatcaatccatagactggtgggttgtgtccatctaccagcaggtggagatagagagcaaacttttgcctccctatatgtggtcatgtgctgccggaaactcctcagtatgttctctatctcagcaggtggtggtcacacacagcagcagctctggctaggcctccaagcctaatttttaggttttgttgagtgcctggggttgagggctcttttgagcaagtgcaaacctggtggtgccaggtccctccttttctcccccctcccgctggctccgtttaaaaaaaaaaaaaaaaaaaaaattttgaacgtctttaaaggcgtttatttcgacgtttatttaagcgtctattgcagctactcactgggacaccaggtcgttacaactcggatcggacagcaggtaatttttacctttttattgcgggcagggggttccccgattcttctcctcgtggcatatggcgtcggagggcgagggcgcaaagggtcgctccccgggtcgctcgagcgcttctagaggggatgcgggggttttgaagtctgattcgccctggttgggtgacagtttcgtgaccgatgaatgtcccggtccttcctccggcgtggcggtttttccccgccataaacgcccatcccccgctcctcgcctccgccatcttggccggccacgcggctcggacggcttcttcttgggccgcccttgaggttggag is a window of Microcaecilia unicolor chromosome 2, aMicUni1.1, whole genome shotgun sequence DNA encoding:
- the LOC115462253 gene encoding zinc finger protein 398-like — translated: MSALALFKDVAAYFLEVDWNFLREWQKELYKKVIKEVHDILISQGYSVVNPDVIFKIKNKDENYFPQHFEWEEKENPDDLIKNLPVVTSVISLGVKQEEDLPLMDPPKSEMSEQTYPPVTSKYKIPPAHLNKISRDYLGIQSW